A DNA window from Vigna angularis cultivar LongXiaoDou No.4 chromosome 1, ASM1680809v1, whole genome shotgun sequence contains the following coding sequences:
- the LOC108335463 gene encoding protein EMBRYO DEFECTIVE 514 isoform X2 — MAEPTAPEPGAVDHVATDAAVDMAVESSEQAVVYSASNGEPNQKRSRENHDDEVDGVSKKQKVEPEEKREHLNGEDEEEKEPSVPVKLGYISFASSVEMFDYFNNLLHTWPPYLNLNQYEHTMLLELLKNGHTEPDEKIGGRIRVFQIIFFLCQ, encoded by the exons ATGGCGGAACCCACCGCACCGGAACCAGGAGCTGTCGACCACGTCGCCACTGACGCCGCCGTAGATATGGCTGTCGAGAGTTCTGAACAAGCCGTCGTTTACTCAGCATCGAATGGTGAGCCCAACCAGAAGCGGAGTAGAGAGAACCACGATGACGAAGTAGACGGTGTTTCGAAGAAGCAGAAGGTGGAGCCGGAAGAGAAAAGGGAACATTTGAACGGtgaggatgaagaagagaaggaacCCTCTGTTCCCGTGAAATTGGGTTATATAAGTTTCGCCTCTTCCGTGGAAATGTTCGATTACTTCAACAATCTCCTTCATACTTGGCCCCCTTATCTCAATCTTAACCAG TATGAACATACAATGTTACTGGAATTGCTCAAGAACGGCCATACAGAGCCTGACGAAAAGATTGGTGGGCGAATCCGAGTTTTCCAG ATCATATTCTTCCTTTGCCAGTAG
- the LOC108335463 gene encoding protein EMBRYO DEFECTIVE 514 isoform X1: MAEPTAPEPGAVDHVATDAAVDMAVESSEQAVVYSASNGEPNQKRSRENHDDEVDGVSKKQKVEPEEKREHLNGEDEEEKEPSVPVKLGYISFASSVEMFDYFNNLLHTWPPYLNLNQYEHTMLLELLKNGHTEPDEKIGGRIRVFQVRNHSRWKSRCFFLIRDDESVDDFSFRKCVDHILPLPVEMQVKPDANRALGGGAKIHRGKSGGRGHGKKGGSKH, translated from the exons ATGGCGGAACCCACCGCACCGGAACCAGGAGCTGTCGACCACGTCGCCACTGACGCCGCCGTAGATATGGCTGTCGAGAGTTCTGAACAAGCCGTCGTTTACTCAGCATCGAATGGTGAGCCCAACCAGAAGCGGAGTAGAGAGAACCACGATGACGAAGTAGACGGTGTTTCGAAGAAGCAGAAGGTGGAGCCGGAAGAGAAAAGGGAACATTTGAACGGtgaggatgaagaagagaaggaacCCTCTGTTCCCGTGAAATTGGGTTATATAAGTTTCGCCTCTTCCGTGGAAATGTTCGATTACTTCAACAATCTCCTTCATACTTGGCCCCCTTATCTCAATCTTAACCAG TATGAACATACAATGTTACTGGAATTGCTCAAGAACGGCCATACAGAGCCTGACGAAAAGATTGGTGGGCGAATCCGAGTTTTCCAGGTCCGCAACCATTCTAGGTGGAAAAGTAGGTGCTTCTTCCTCATAAGGGATGATGAATCTGTTGATGATTTTAGCTTCCGCAAATGTGTAGATCATATTCTTCCTTTGCCAGTAGAGATGCAAGTGAAACCTGATGCAAACAGGGCATTAGGAGGAGGAGCAAAAATTCACAGAGGAAAGAGTGGTGGGCGTGGCCATGGGAAAAAGGGTGGATCGAAACATTGA
- the LOC108329861 gene encoding protein RKD1 — protein MDSHPLMSWSSYYQIEENPLPFTCQFSYSENSEVYPPPLQDLPIQEYHHDAVPLTEYYPSDPLYETLAIEPTPTLRADCDFYDISKGLPVWNEVNAVFDSEVDFLFRKKEESLKEMVDDRKVNEGREEITNPRNSRKLSRKTISEYFYMPITQAAREMNVGLTLLKKRCRELGIRRWPHRKLMSLQTLINNVQELLKEEGPESEEKLRFAIETLENEKKLLEEMPDIELEDNTKRLRQACFKANYKKRKLGQREPECSSWSGAMSEYNNESEEELDMKYLLSQLA, from the exons ATGGACTCTCACCCTCTTATGAGTTGGAGCTCTTATTATCAGATAGAAGAAAACCCATTGCCATTTACGTGCCAGTTTTCTTACAG CGAAAACAGTGAAGTGTATCCTCCTCCACTACAAGATTTACCCATACAAGAATACCACCATGATGCTGTTCCTCTTACGGAGTATTACCCTTCTGATCCTTTATACGAAACGCTCGCCATCGAACCAACACCGACCCTGCGAG CAGACTGTGATTTTTATGATATATCTAAGGGGCTTCCTGTGTGGAACGAAGTGAATGCTGTGTTTGATTCGGAAGTCGATTTTTTATTTCGTAAGAAGGAAGAAAGTTTGAAGGAGATGGTGGATGATAGAAAGGTTAACGAAGGGAGAGAAGAAATAACGAACCCTAGAAATAGCAGAAAGTTATCAAGGAAGACGATATCTGAGTACTTTTACATGCCAATAACACAAGCTGCCAGAGAAATGAATGTGGGGCTGACACTTTTGAAGAAAAGGTGCAGAGAGTTGGGTATCAGAAGGTGGCCCCACAGAAAGCTGATGAGCTTGCAAACTCTGATAAATAAT GTGCAGGAGCTACTGAAAGAGGAGGGGCCGGAGAGTGAAGAGAAGTTAAGATTTGCCATTGAGACattggaaaatgaaaagaagCTTTTGGAGGAAATGCCAGACATTGAACTGGAAGACAATACAAAAAGACTTAGACAGGCATGTTTCAAGGCCAACTACAAGAAAAGGAAGCTAGGACAAAGGGAACCAGAGTGTTCTTCTTGGAGTGGCGCAATGTCAGAATATAATAACGAAAGTGAAGAAGAACTGGATATGAAGTATCTCCTTTCTCAGTTAGCTTAA
- the LOC108335649 gene encoding pentatricopeptide repeat-containing protein At3g47530, with amino-acid sequence MALEPVISAIKSVSQKIQLLQIHAHIIRTNLIQYPPVSIQFLSRIALSGPLQDANYSHRFFEQLTHPLIFHYNTMIRACSTSDSPRKGLLLYRDMRRRGIAADPLSASFAVKSCIRLLYLLGGIQVHCNIFKDGHQWDTLLLTAVMDLYSQCQSGGDACKVFDEMPQRDTVAWNVMISCCVRNNRTRDALSLFDVMQGSSDKCEPDDVSCLLLLQACAHLNALEFGERIHGYIIERGYGDAPNLSNALISMYSRCGCLEKAYEIFKRTGNKSVVSWSAMISGLAMNGYGREAIEAFEEMLRIGIQPDDQTFTGVLSACSHSGMVDEGMSVFDRMNTEFGITPNVHHYGCMVDLLGRVGLLDKAYQLIMSMVVKPDSKIWRTLLGACRIHGHVTLGEQVIGHLIELKAQEAGDYVLLLNIYSSAGHWEKVAEVRKLMKDKAIRTTPGCSTIELKGVVHEFVVDDISHSKNRLIYEKLDEINHQLRIAGYVVELSSELHKMNDKEKGYVLSHHSEKLAVAFGVLATPPGTTLRVASNIRICVDCHNFLKLFSGVYNRDVFLRDHNRFHHFRGGHCSCNDYW; translated from the coding sequence ATGGCTCTAGAACCCGTGATTTCTGCCATAAAATCTGTTTCCCAAAAGATCCAGTTGCTCCAAATCCACGCTCACATTATACGCACAAACCTCATTCAATACCCCCCAGTTTCTATTCAGTTCTTGTCCCGTATAGCTCTCTCTGGTCCATTGCAAGATGCCAACTATTCCCACCGTTTTTTTGAGCAACTCACCCACCCCTTGATTTTTCATTACAACACCATGATCAGAGCCTGTTCCACGAGTGATTCCCCGCGAAAGGGTCTCCTTTTATATCGAGATATGAGAAGAAGAGGCATTGCCGCAGACCCTTTATCGGCTTCCTTTGCTGTTAAGTCTTGTATTAGGCTTCTGTATCTTCTTGGAGGGATCCAGGTTCATTGCAACATATTCAAAGATGGGCACCAATGGGATACCCTTTTGCTCACCGCTGTCATGGACCTGTATTCGCAATGCCAAAGCGGTGGTGATGCGTGCAAGGTGTTCGATGAGATGCCTCAAAGGGACACTGTTGCTTGGAATGTGATGATCTCTTGCTGTGTTCGAAATAATAGGACTCGGGACGCTTTGAGTTTGTTTGATGTTATGCAGGGTTCGAGCGATAAATGTGAGCCTGATGATGTTTCTTGTTTGCTTCTTCTTCAGGCTTGTGCTCATTTGAATGCCTTGGAATTTGGTGAACGAATTCATGGCTATATAATAGAGCGTGGTTATGGTGATGCTCCCAATTTATCAAATGCACTCATCTCTATGTATTCACGTTGTGGTTGTCTAGAGAAGGCTTATGAGATTTTTAAGAGAACAGGAAATAAAAGTGTGGTTTCGTGGAGTGCTATGATCTCTGGTTTGGCAATGAATGGATATGGAAGGGAAGCTATTGAGGCATTTGAAGAGATGCTGAGAATTGGCATTCAGCCGGATGATCAGACATTCACGGGTGTCCTTTCTGCTTGCAGTCATTCTGGAATGGTTGATGAGGGAATGTCAGTTTTTGACCGTATGAACACAGAGTTTGGAATAACTCCCAACGTTCATCACTATGGGTGCATGGTTGATCTCTTGGGCCGTGTTGGCCTGCTTGATAAGGCTTATCAGCTTATTATGTCAATGGTAGTGAAGCCAGATTCCAAAATATGGAGGACTTTGCTTGGGGCTTGTAGGATTCATGGCCATGTTACACTTGGTGAACAAGTAATTGGGCATTTGATTGAATTGAAAGCTCAAGAAGCTGGGGATTACGTTTTACTTTTGAATATTTATTCTTCAGCTGGACACTGGGAAAAGGTAGCAGAAGTGAGGAAATTGATGAAAGATAAAGCAATCCGAACAACCCCAGGTTGCAGCACAATCGAATTGAAAGGAGTAGTACACGAGTTTGTTGTGGACGACATTTCACATTCAAAAAATCGTTTGATTTATGAGAAGCTAGATGAGATTAATCATCAGCTGAGGATTGCAGGTTATGTTGTTGAACTTTCATCTGAGTTACATAAGATGAATGACAAAGAAAAGGGGTATGTGCTCTCACATCACAGTGAAAAATTGGCTGTTGCTTTCGGGGTTCTTGCAACTCCACCTGGCACAACACTAAGAGTGGCCAGTAATATCCGTATATGTGTTGACTGCCACaattttctaaaacttttttcTGGGGTTTACAACCGTGATGTATTTCTTAGGGACCATAATCGATTTCACCACTTTAGGGGAGGGCACTGCTCATGTAACGATTATTGGTAG